In the Mastacembelus armatus chromosome 2, fMasArm1.2, whole genome shotgun sequence genome, one interval contains:
- the LOC113127493 gene encoding calcitonin gene-related peptide type 1 receptor-like isoform X2: protein MAVNCVMFLLVLCTFNKLLVVESSEGKHQEEHGNHPNEHHSQITTAQFECFQKILKESHRKTKLTGSVCNRTWDGWLCWDETEPGITAEQNCPDYFDDFDPNEMASKVCTETGEWGRHPESNRMWTNYTNCRANTTQVKAAMTHFYLVMIGHGLSLASLLISLGIFFHFKSLSCQRITLHKNLFLSFVLNSITTVVWLTTVGNKQGHTYTDSVSCKLVMFIHLYLLSCNYFWMLCEGIYLHTLIVVAVFAEKQHLMWYYLLGWGFPLVPAAIHSIARHCYYNDRCWVSSETTLLYIIHGPILAAFVVNLFFLLNIVRVLITKLRVTHQAESSLYMRAVRATLILIPLLGIQFVLFPYKPQNPWVYEIYQYTMEILMHYQGLMVSTIFCFFNGEVQSVLRRHWNQQRMQFAGTFTNAGFFRTASYVGSSLTEVHRCYSIESHTEHLNGKSYSDIFRSDSPFV from the exons ATGGCTGTGAACTGCGTCATGTTCCTCCTGGTCCTCTGTACCTTCAATAAG CTGCTGGTGGTGGAAAGTTCTGAAGGCAAACACCAGGAGGAACATGGGAATCATCCAAATGAACACCACAGCCAAATCACCACAGCCCAGTTTGAATGTTTCCAGAAGATCTTAAAAGAATCCCATcgcaaaacaaaactgacag GATCAGTGTGCAATAGAACATGGGATGGTTGGCTGTGCTGGGATGAAACCGAACCTGGcatcacagcagagcagaactGCCCAGACTACTTTGATGATTTTGACCCAAACG AGATGGCTTCTAAAGTCTGCACAGAGACGGGCGAGTGGGGTCGTCACCCAGAGAGTAACAGGATGTGGACAAACTACACAAACTGCAGAGCCAACACCACACAAGTCAAG GCAGCAATGACTCACTTCTACTTGGTTATGATTGGTCATGGACTGTCACTGGCGTCGCTGCTTATATCCTTAGGAATATTCTTCCATTTTAA GAGTCTGAGCTGTCAGAGGATAACACTCCACAAAAACCTCTTTCTCTCGTTTGTGCTGAACTCGATCACCACGGTTGTCTGGCTAACAACAGTGGGGAACAAACAGGGACACACGTATACTGATTCT GTAAGTTGCAAGTTAGTGATGTTTATCCACCTGTACCTGCTGAGCTGTAACTACTTCTGGATGCTGTGTGAGGGAATCTACCTGCACACGCTGATTGTTGTGGCTGTGTTTGCAGAAAAGCAACATCTCATGTGGTATTACCTGCTGGGATGGG GTTTTCCACTTGTGCCAGCAGCAATACATTCAATAGCGCGTCATTGCTATTACAATGACAG ATGCTGGGTCAGCTCAGAAACTACCCTGCTGTACATTATCCACGGGCCCATCCTTGCAGCATTCGTG GTGAACCTTTTCTTCCTATTAAACATCGTCCGGGTTCTTATCACCAAGCTGAGAGTGACGCACCAGGCCGAGTCCAGCCTCTACATGAGAGCTGTGAGAGCCACGCTCATCCTCATCCCCCTGCTCGGCATCCAGTTTGTGCTGTTCCCCTACAAGCCGCAGAATCCATGGGTGTATGAGATCTACCAGTACACCATGGAGATCCTCATGCACTATCAG GGACTCATGGTTTCTACGATATTCTGCTTCTTCAACGGGGAG GTTCAGAGTGTTCTGAGGAGACACTGGAATCAGCAGCGAATGCAGTTTGCAGGTACTTTCACCAACGCTGGCTTTTTCCGCACGGCCTCCTATGTGGGGTCTTCGCTCACAGAGGTCCACCGGTGCTACAGCATTGAAAGCCACACTGAGCACCTGAATGGCAAGAGCTACTCAGATATATTCAGGTCAGACAGCCCTTTTGTGTGA
- the LOC113127549 gene encoding glycerol-3-phosphate dehydrogenase [NAD(+)], cytoplasmic-like produces the protein MPGKKICIVGSGNWGSSIAKIIGKNVKASNRFDPVVNMWVYEEMIDGRKLTEIINTEHENVKYLPGHKLPKNVIAVPDVTEAVKGAKVLVFVIPHQFISKLCDQIKPHITEGTIGISLIKGIDEGPEGLKLISDIIREKLEIEVSVLMGANIASEVADEKFCETTIGAKNEANGHLFKELLQTPNFRITVVHESDTVELCGALKNIVAVGAGFCDGLGFGDNTKAAVIRLGLMEMVAFAKLFCKGQVSSSTFLESCGVADLITTCYGGRNRKVAEAFVTTSKSIAELEAEMLNGQKLQGPQTSAEVYKILQKRNMINKFPLFAAVYQICFEGKAVKEFITCLQNHPEHM, from the exons ATGCCTGGAAAGAAAATCTGCATCGTTGGATCTGGAAACTG GGGCTCCTCCATTGCCAAAATCATTGGGAAAAATGTCAAAGCATCTAATCGCTTCGACCCAGTGGTCAACATGTGGGTTTATGAAGAAATGATTGATGGGAGGAAACTGACAGAGATCATTAATACAGAGCATGAAAACGTCAAATATCTGCCAGGTCACAAGCTGCCTAAGAATGTG ATTGCTGTTCCAGACGTCACAGAGGCTGTGAAGGGAGCAAAGGTTCTCGTCTTTGTAATCCCACACCAGTTCATCAGTAAACTCTGTGATCAGATAAAGCCTCACATCACAGAGGGAACCATCGGGATATCGCTGATCAAA GGAATCGATGAGGGACCAGAAGGCCTGAAGCTGATCTCAGACATCATCCGAGAAAAACTAGAGATTGAGGTCAGCGTCCTGATGGGGGCCAACATTGCTAGTGAGGTGGCGGATGAGAAGTTCTGTGAAACCACCATTG GGGCGAAAAATGAGGCAAACGGCCATCTCTTCAAAGAGCTGCTTCAGACTCCCAACTTCCGCATCACTGTGGTACATGAGAGTGACACAGTGGAGCTGTGTGGAGCCTTAAAG AATATTGTGGCTGTAGGTGCCGGATTCTGCGACGGTCTTGGTTTTGGCGACAACACCAAAGCAGCAGTGATCAGGCTGGGTCTGATGGAAATGGTCGCCTTTGCAAAGCTGTTCTGCAAAGGCCAAGTGAGCTCCAGCACATTCCTGGAAAGCTGCGGCGTGGCTGACCTCATCACCACCTGCTACGGGGGGAGAAACCGCAAGGTTGCTGAGGCCTTCGTCACAACGTCCAAG TCCATTGCTGAGCTGGAGGCAGAGATGCTGAATGGGCAGAAGCTTCAGGGTCCCCAGACCTCAGCTGAGGTCTACAAGATCCTACAAAAAAGGAACATGATCAACAA GTTTCCTCTGTTTGCAGCAGTCTACCAGATCTGCTTTGAGGGTAAAGCGGTGAAAGAGTTCATCACCTGCCTGCAGAACCACCCAGAGCACATGTGA
- the LOC113127493 gene encoding calcitonin gene-related peptide type 1 receptor-like isoform X1, protein MAVNCVMFLLVLCTFNKLLVVESSEGKHQEEHGNHPNEHHSQITTAQFECFQKILKESHRKTKLTAGSVCNRTWDGWLCWDETEPGITAEQNCPDYFDDFDPNEMASKVCTETGEWGRHPESNRMWTNYTNCRANTTQVKAAMTHFYLVMIGHGLSLASLLISLGIFFHFKSLSCQRITLHKNLFLSFVLNSITTVVWLTTVGNKQGHTYTDSVSCKLVMFIHLYLLSCNYFWMLCEGIYLHTLIVVAVFAEKQHLMWYYLLGWGFPLVPAAIHSIARHCYYNDRCWVSSETTLLYIIHGPILAAFVVNLFFLLNIVRVLITKLRVTHQAESSLYMRAVRATLILIPLLGIQFVLFPYKPQNPWVYEIYQYTMEILMHYQGLMVSTIFCFFNGEVQSVLRRHWNQQRMQFAGTFTNAGFFRTASYVGSSLTEVHRCYSIESHTEHLNGKSYSDIFRSDSPFV, encoded by the exons ATGGCTGTGAACTGCGTCATGTTCCTCCTGGTCCTCTGTACCTTCAATAAG CTGCTGGTGGTGGAAAGTTCTGAAGGCAAACACCAGGAGGAACATGGGAATCATCCAAATGAACACCACAGCCAAATCACCACAGCCCAGTTTGAATGTTTCCAGAAGATCTTAAAAGAATCCCATcgcaaaacaaaactgacag CAGGATCAGTGTGCAATAGAACATGGGATGGTTGGCTGTGCTGGGATGAAACCGAACCTGGcatcacagcagagcagaactGCCCAGACTACTTTGATGATTTTGACCCAAACG AGATGGCTTCTAAAGTCTGCACAGAGACGGGCGAGTGGGGTCGTCACCCAGAGAGTAACAGGATGTGGACAAACTACACAAACTGCAGAGCCAACACCACACAAGTCAAG GCAGCAATGACTCACTTCTACTTGGTTATGATTGGTCATGGACTGTCACTGGCGTCGCTGCTTATATCCTTAGGAATATTCTTCCATTTTAA GAGTCTGAGCTGTCAGAGGATAACACTCCACAAAAACCTCTTTCTCTCGTTTGTGCTGAACTCGATCACCACGGTTGTCTGGCTAACAACAGTGGGGAACAAACAGGGACACACGTATACTGATTCT GTAAGTTGCAAGTTAGTGATGTTTATCCACCTGTACCTGCTGAGCTGTAACTACTTCTGGATGCTGTGTGAGGGAATCTACCTGCACACGCTGATTGTTGTGGCTGTGTTTGCAGAAAAGCAACATCTCATGTGGTATTACCTGCTGGGATGGG GTTTTCCACTTGTGCCAGCAGCAATACATTCAATAGCGCGTCATTGCTATTACAATGACAG ATGCTGGGTCAGCTCAGAAACTACCCTGCTGTACATTATCCACGGGCCCATCCTTGCAGCATTCGTG GTGAACCTTTTCTTCCTATTAAACATCGTCCGGGTTCTTATCACCAAGCTGAGAGTGACGCACCAGGCCGAGTCCAGCCTCTACATGAGAGCTGTGAGAGCCACGCTCATCCTCATCCCCCTGCTCGGCATCCAGTTTGTGCTGTTCCCCTACAAGCCGCAGAATCCATGGGTGTATGAGATCTACCAGTACACCATGGAGATCCTCATGCACTATCAG GGACTCATGGTTTCTACGATATTCTGCTTCTTCAACGGGGAG GTTCAGAGTGTTCTGAGGAGACACTGGAATCAGCAGCGAATGCAGTTTGCAGGTACTTTCACCAACGCTGGCTTTTTCCGCACGGCCTCCTATGTGGGGTCTTCGCTCACAGAGGTCCACCGGTGCTACAGCATTGAAAGCCACACTGAGCACCTGAATGGCAAGAGCTACTCAGATATATTCAGGTCAGACAGCCCTTTTGTGTGA
- the LOC113127358 gene encoding oxysterol-binding protein-related protein 11, translating into MQGETTALRVTESEGKLDVYPQNRTPSTGKAGSKSWQYSDHMENIDGYLMKYTNLVTGWQYRFFVLNNEAGLLEYFVNEQSRPQKPRGMLPLAGAVISPSDEDSHTFTVNAISGEQYKLRATDAKERQHWVSRLQICTQHHTEAMGKSNPPPKSRSYSMVSQGSGSSPMSLRRPSQNPASLFGWSQVHKGSSFYSSKRSLLPDHLTDAREMMSQVQGQHRDLIQSIEGLPAAPSLSPLDPDLLMLKATSMATMNCLNECLHILHLQQVARQRGSLGGPTIEWLEPKLPDILKNGSSSLGSFAPEEGQLDGSHLELSSPESCSFTGEEEDIDVEDEMEDTFTDKEEDLGAVEEERSVILHLLSQLKLGMDLTRVVLPTFILEKRSLLEMYADFMSHPDLFVAITDGSSPEDRMVRFVEYYLTSFHEGRKGAIAKKPYNPIIGETFHCSWKVPRSPEASNEPSQGSLDTAASKDPYQVRFVAEQVSHHPPVSGFYAECQERRMCVNTHVWTKSKFMGMSIGVSMIGEGCLYLLEHDEEYTFTLPCAYARSILTVPWVELGGKVNITCSKSGYSAVITFHTKPFYGGKLHKVTAEVKHNATNAVACRVQGEWNGVLEFSYTSGETKVVDVTKLPVTRKLVRPIEKQGPTESRRLWQHVTESLRQKDIDKATEHKRMLEERQRTEERHRAETETAWRTRYFDREGEVWVYHKPLWKNSTS; encoded by the exons ATGCAAGGGGAGACCACGGCTCTACGGGTCACCGAGAGCGAAGGAAAACTGGATGTATATCCCCAGAACAGGACCCCAAGCACGGGGAAAGCGGGTTCCAAAAGCTGGCAGTATAG TGACCACATGGAGAATATTGATGGCTACCTGATGAAATACACCAATCTGGTGACAGGGTGGCAGTACAG GTTCTTCGTCTTAAACAATGAGGCAGGTTTGCTGGAGTATTTCGTCAATGAGCAGTCGCGGCCACAGAAGCCCCGTGGCATGCTTCCCCTGGCAGGGGCCGTCATCTCGCCCAGCGACGAGGACTCGCATACTTTCACAGTCAATGCCATCAGTGGGGAGCAGTACAAACTCAGGG CCACCGATGCCAAAGAGAGGCAGCACTGGGTAAGCAGACTGCAGATCTGCACACAGCATCACACAGAGGCCATGGGGAAG AGTAATCCCCCACCCAAATCCCGGAGCTACTCTATGGTGTCTCAAGGCAGTGGCAGCTCACCCATGTCCCTGCGCCGACCCAGCCAAAACCCCGCCTCCTTATTCGGCTGGTCACAGGTCCACAAGGGCTCCTCGTTCTACTCCAGCAAGAGGTCTCTGCTGCCAGACCATCTGACTGATGCCAGAGAG ATGATGAGCCAGGTTCAGGGCCAGCACAGAGACCTGATCCAGAGTATTGAGGGCCTGCCCGCAGCACCTAGCCTCTCCCCTTTAGATCCAGATCTGCTGATGCTCAAGGCTACTTCCATGGCCACCATGAACTGCCTCAACGAGTGCCTGCACATCCTACACCTGCAGCAGGTGGCCAGGCAGAGAGGTTCCCTGGGAG GGCCAACCATCGAATGGCTGGAACCCAAACTGCCTGACATCCTGAAGAATGGCAGCAGCTCCCTGGGCAGCTTTGCCCCGGAAGAGGGGCAACTGGATGGGAGCCATCTGGAGCTCAGCAGCCCTGAGTCCTGCAGCTTCACTGGG GAAGAAGAAGACATAGATGTGGAGGACGAGATGGAGGACACCTTCACAGACAAGGAGGAGGATTTGGGTGCAGTGGAGGAGGAGCGCAGCGTCATCCTACACCTGCTGTCCCAGCTGAAGCTGGGCATGGACCTCACACGG GTGGTCCTGCCCACCTTCATCCTGGAGAAGCGCTCTCTGCTGGAGATGTATGCCGACTTCATGTCACACCCAGACCTGTTTGTGGCCATCACCGACGGCAGCAGCCCGGAGGACCGCATGGTTCGTTTTGTGGAGTACTACCTCACCTCCTTCCATGAGGGCCGCAAGGGTGCTATTGCCAAGAAACCCTACAACCCCATCATTGGTGAGACCTTTCACTGCTCCTGGAAGGTTCCCAGAAGCCCAGAGGCCTCCAATGAGCCCTCACAGGGAAGTCTTGACACGGCTGCCTCCAAGGACCCCTACCAAGTGCGCTTTGTAGCAGAGCAGGTGTCCCACCACCCCCCTGTGTCTGGTTTCTATGCTGAATGCCAGGAGAGGCGGATGTGTGTGAACACGCATGTGTGGACCAAGAGCAAGTTCATGGGGATGTCCATCGGAGTGTCCATGATAGGTGAAG GTTGTCTGTATTTGCTGGAGCATGATGAAGAGTACACATTCACACTGCCCTGTGCATACGCACGCTCCATCCTCACTGTCCCCTGGGTGGAGCTGGGCGGCAAAGTCAACATTACCTGCTCCAAATCAGGCTACTCAGCAGTCATCACGTTCCACACTAAACCCTTTTATGGTGGCAAACTACACAA GGTAACAGCAGAGGTGAAGCACAACGCTACCAATGCGGTAGCGTGTCGTGTGCAGGGCGAGTGGAACGGTGTTTTGGAGTTCAGCTACACCAGCGGGGAGACGAAGGTGGTTGATGTCACCAAGCTGCCTGTAACAAGGAAGCTTGTTCGACCGATCGAGAAGCAGGGACCAACTGAATCCAG GCGCCTCTGGCAGCATGTGACGGAGTCCTTGCGGCAGAAGGATATTGACAAAGCCACAGAGCACAAGAGGATGTTGGAGGAGAGGCAGCGGACAGAGGAGAGGCACCGTGCTGAGACTGAAACTGCTTGGAGGACTAGATACTTTGACAGAGAG ggTGAAGTTTGGGTGTATCATAAACCACTTTGGAAAAACTCTACGTCTTAG